A genomic region of Helicoverpa zea isolate HzStark_Cry1AcR chromosome 8, ilHelZeax1.1, whole genome shotgun sequence contains the following coding sequences:
- the LOC124632292 gene encoding clathrin light chain isoform X2 encodes MDDFGDNFVQPEVDPAAEFLAREQNQLAGLEDELETSAPPPIISSSNGLVDDFVEVPSASAFDSNGLLDDEPIQTSVFKQEREEPEKIKAWREEQKQRLEEKDAEEENKKEEMLKIAKKELEDWYKTHEEQIAKTKAANRNAEKALARGSEGTVEDGNEWERVAELCDFGPRRGRDVARLRSIVLQLKQSGVRPKHPPRTTKVA; translated from the exons atggatGATTTCGGTGATAATTTTGTTCAACCCGAAGTAGACCCCGCGGCGGAGTTCTTAGCTCGCGAACAGAACCAGTTGGCAGGGCTAGAAGATGAGTTGGAGACCAGTGCTCCGCCCCCCATTATTTCCTCCTCAAACGGCCTGGTGGACGATTTCGTGG AAGTGCCAAGTGCGTCAGCATTCGACTCGAACGGGCTTCTAGATGACGAGCCCATCCAGACATCCGTGTTCAAACAGGAGAGAGAAGAGCCTGAGAAGATCAAAGCCTGGCGCGAGGAACAGAAACAAAGATTGGAGGAGAAAG atGCTGAGGAAGAAAACAAGAAAGAGGAGATGCTTAAAATAGCCAAAAAGGAGTTGGAGGATTGGTACAAAACTCATGAGGAGCAGATCGCTAAAACTAAGGCAGCTAACAG GAATGCCGAAAAGGCCTTGGCACGTGGATCGGAAGGTACTGTGGAGGATGGTAATGAGTGGGAACGCGTCGCTGAGCTGTGTGACTTTGGGCCGAGGCGTGGCCGTGACGTTGCTCGGCTTAGGTCCATCGTGCTCCAGTTGAAACAGTCTGGAGTCAGACCTAAGCACCCACCGCGCACTACTAAAGT AGCCTGA
- the LOC124632292 gene encoding clathrin light chain isoform X1, giving the protein MDDFGDNFVQPEVDPAAEFLAREQNQLAGLEDELETSAPPPIISSSNGLVDDFVEVPSASAFDSNGLLDDEPIQTSVFKQEREEPEKIKAWREEQKQRLEEKDAEEENKKEEMLKIAKKELEDWYKTHEEQIAKTKAANRESAKNAEKALARGSEGTVEDGNEWERVAELCDFGPRRGRDVARLRSIVLQLKQSGVRPKHPPRTTKVA; this is encoded by the exons atggatGATTTCGGTGATAATTTTGTTCAACCCGAAGTAGACCCCGCGGCGGAGTTCTTAGCTCGCGAACAGAACCAGTTGGCAGGGCTAGAAGATGAGTTGGAGACCAGTGCTCCGCCCCCCATTATTTCCTCCTCAAACGGCCTGGTGGACGATTTCGTGG AAGTGCCAAGTGCGTCAGCATTCGACTCGAACGGGCTTCTAGATGACGAGCCCATCCAGACATCCGTGTTCAAACAGGAGAGAGAAGAGCCTGAGAAGATCAAAGCCTGGCGCGAGGAACAGAAACAAAGATTGGAGGAGAAAG atGCTGAGGAAGAAAACAAGAAAGAGGAGATGCTTAAAATAGCCAAAAAGGAGTTGGAGGATTGGTACAAAACTCATGAGGAGCAGATCGCTAAAACTAAGGCAGCTAACAG GGAGTCGGCTAA GAATGCCGAAAAGGCCTTGGCACGTGGATCGGAAGGTACTGTGGAGGATGGTAATGAGTGGGAACGCGTCGCTGAGCTGTGTGACTTTGGGCCGAGGCGTGGCCGTGACGTTGCTCGGCTTAGGTCCATCGTGCTCCAGTTGAAACAGTCTGGAGTCAGACCTAAGCACCCACCGCGCACTACTAAAGT AGCCTGA
- the LOC124632291 gene encoding growth arrest and DNA damage-inducible proteins-interacting protein 1 translates to MSLCIRSKLLRPNFIGSLFRYSTSPVEALEQSEAVVDVDEDALAREAEIERKRNISRLNPPHQNLINGTRPYEEPKSLAHLTVKYNRKMYGKYGSASGVNPSICFPSKQDIAEKIEYESVAYPYTIKQMMETAARNRKEQQEKIEQRDREVAARFAKLGQWMKELNDKIAKKTAETNAAKQKKERLVEEVRRHFGFKLDPRDERFQEMLAKREKEQKKLEKQARKEAKEKVMIAKLQQQNAKISDAKK, encoded by the exons atgagtCTGTGTATACGATCTAAGTTGTTGCGGCCGAACTTTATCGGCTCTCTGTTTCGTTACTCCACTTCGCCAGTGGAAGCTCTAGAACAGAGTGAGGCAGTAGTAGACGTCGATGAAGATGCATTGGCGAGGGAAGCCGAAATAGAACGCAAGAGGAATATTTCTAGACTGAACCCACCTCATCAAAACCTCATAAATGGAACTAGGCCTTATGAGGAACCGAAATCTTTGGCACATCTGACTGTTAAATATAATAGGAAGATGTATGGAAAATACGGCAGTGCCAGTGGTGTTAATCCCA GCATATGCTTTCCATCAAAACAAGACATAGCGGAGAAAATTGAATATGAATCGGTGGCATATCCATATACCATAAAGCAGATGATGGAGACAGCTGCGCGGAACAGGAAGGAGCAACAAGAGAAAATAGAGCAAAGAGACAGAGAGGTGGCAGCTAGGTTTGCTAAGTTAGGTCAATGGATGAAAGAACTTAATGATAAGATTGCTAAGAAAACTGCTGAGACTAATGCTGCCAAG caAAAGAAGGAGAGGCTAGTGGAAGAAGTAAGAAGACACTTCGGCTTCAAGTTAGATCCTCGTGATGAGAGGTTCCAAGAGATGCTGGCTAAACGAGAAAAGGAACAGAAGAAATTAGAGAAGCAAGCCAGAAAGGAAGCTAAGGAGAAAGTCATGATCGCTAAACTTCAGCAGCagaatgcaaaaataagtgacgctAAGAAGTGA
- the LOC124632298 gene encoding transcription factor Adf-1-like yields the protein MRDEQLIELVKRYPILYNTNLAQYRDHTVRNNAWEEIAGEMDTPVEDVKNKWAKLRNCFTNALKRRRKKSGQAATNLVPWKFEKQMEFLLPHLEGRQTVTNLADINDEDSTQHSELQFSEESALSPPPIIRSPTPGSSSSRASAARACTTLNFTPRRTNKNDSDTQILREMVDVMKTTQDMRQKRGVPDMDENDYFFLSMSKQLKKLPKTDQAEIKFQLHKLIHDSEMKMLNNRERILNTPINITSDNIIHNSNKPFIVKPNQSPYTHTRTTEKENVPVNIIPNQTSRDLEKTTLYYNLNTNQIMSNPNVTQYRYYDHSLSAQNDVSKVEAGQLPNENTNLKEYYDSFDHEEKF from the exons ATGAGGGACGAACAATTAATAGAATTAGTGAAACGATATCCTATTCTATATAATACTAATTTAGCTCAGTACAGGGACCATACTGTACGAAATAATGCTTGGGAAGAAATTGCAGGGGAAATGGATACACCAG ttgaagatgtaaaaaataaatgggcAAAATTAAGAAACTGCTTCACAAATGCATTGAAAAGACGCCGCAAGAAGAGCGGTCAAGCAGCAACTAATTTAGTACCTTGGAAATTTGAGAAGCAGATGGAATTTCTGTTACCACATTTAGAAGGGAGACAGACTGTTACAAACTTAGCTGATATAAATGATGAAGATTCAACACAACACTCTGAATTGCAATTTTCTGAAGAATCTGCACTTTCACCTCCTCCTATAATTCGTTCACCTACTCCAGGGTCCTCTTCTTCCAGGGCATCTGCTGCAAGAGCTTGTACTACTCTAAATTTTACCCCGAGAcgcacaaacaaaaatgatAGTGATACTCAAATTTTACGAGAAATGGTTGATGTAATGAAAACGACGCAGGATATGAGACAGAAAAGAGGAGTACCAGACATGGATGAAaatgactatttttttttatcaatgagTAAACAATTGAAGAAGTTACCTAAAACAGACCAAgctgaaataaaatttcaattacATAAGCTAATACATGATTCGGAAATGAAAATGCTTAATAACCGTGAAAGAATTCTGAACACACCGATAAATATTACTAGTGATAATATAATTCACAATTCTAATAAGCCATTTATTGTAAAACCAAATCAAAGTCCATATACACACACTAGGACaacagaaaaagaaaatgtacCGGTTAATATTATCCCTAACCAAACATCGCGTGATTTAGAGAAGACTACATTATACTATAACTTAAATACGAATCAAATAATGTCGAATCCAAATGTGACTCAATATAGATATTACGACCATTCTCTATCAGCACAAAATGATGTGTCAAAAGTAGAAGCTGGACAGTTGCCAAATGAAAATACTAATTTGAAAGAATATTATGATAGTTTTGACCATgaagaaaagttttaa
- the LOC124632282 gene encoding protein ALP1-like, with protein sequence MDLLNNESDEDFEDGLMQILGTYMLLKRLKNKKQTRRYWVHEINEKRSTCGEYHALYQDLLNDSERFHMYFRVTKTQFEEIHEFIKNDIQKKRTTFREAISTKERLAVCLRFLATGNSFRSMGFNYRMGFSTVRNIVQDVCNAIWKKMGPIYMPKPTTAIWQESENGFRNYWNFPNCCGAIDGKHVNIICPINGGSNYWNYKGTNSIVLLAVVDPKYRFLVVDVGSYGKNSDGGIFEKSILGELIEKGKLELPAANPLTPNSEPLPHVIVADEAFPLKPFLMRPYSKNDVRNNEPNKIFNYRLSRARRIVENAFGILRSRWRVFAGPMSVQPDMVDKIILATCCLHNYLGTDNLPSNCDHPETNVTESTAFDNLNPIRRNSTQYAFTVRNKFKEYFNSEGAVPWQLDIVRRGRQH encoded by the exons ATGGATCTTCTAAATAACGAGTCAGATGAAGATTTTGAAGATGGATTGATGCAAATTTTGGGTACATATATGTTACTAAAACGACTCAAGAATAAGAAACAAACTAGACGTTACTGGGtgcatgaaataaatgaaaagagAAGTACGTGTGGTGAATATCATGCtctttatcaagatttacttaaTGACAGCGAAAGATTTCATATGTATTTTCGGGTTACTAAAACACAATTTGAGGAAATacatgaatttattaaaaatgatatacaaAAGAAAAGGACAACATTTCGCGAAGCAATCAGTACAAAAGAAAGACTTGCTGTATGCCTCAG gttTTTAGCCACGGGCAATTCATTTAGATCGATGGGATTCAACTATCGAATGGGATTCAGTACCGTACGAAACATTGTGCAAGACGTTTGCAATGCAATTTGGAAGAAAATGGGTCCTATTTATATGCCCAAACCTACAACTGCAATTTGGCAAGAATCAGAAAATGGTTTTAGAAATTACTGGAATTTCCCAAATTGCTGTGGAGCAATAGATGGAAAACATGTGAATATTATTTGTCCTATAAATGGTGGTTCAAATTACTGGAATTATAAGGGAACTAATTCAATCGTGTTACTAGCTGTAGTAGATCCAAAGTATAGATTTTTAGTTGTGGACGTCGGATCCTATGGTAAAAACAGCGATGGTGGCATATTTGAAAAATCCATTTTAGGAGAATTAATAGAAAAAGGAAAATTAGAATTGCCAGCCGCTAACCCTTTAACTCCAAATTCAGAACCATTGCCACATGTGATTGTGGCAGATGAAGCTTTTCCCTTAAAACCATTTTTGATGCGACCCTACAGTAAGAATGACGTTCGTAACAATGAacccaataaaatattcaattacagACTCAGTCGTGCTCGACGAATAGTCGAGAATGCTTTTGGCATCTTAAGATCAAGATGGCGTGTATTTGCAGGTCCTATGTCAGTACAACCTGACATGGtcgacaaaataattttagcaaCATGTTGCTTACACAATTATTTGGGCACGGATAATTTACCCTCGAACTGTGATCATCCAGAGACAAATGTGACAGAATCTACCGCCTTTGACAATTTAAATCCAATTCGTAGAAATTCCACACAATATGCTTTTACAGTGAGAAACAAattcaaagaatattttaacagtGAAGGCGCCGTTCCGTGGCAGCTTGATATTGTGAGGAGAGGTAGACAACATTAA